The Buteo buteo chromosome 1, bButBut1.hap1.1, whole genome shotgun sequence sequence GGACGGCAGCGTGAAGCGCGGGCTCTGCATCCCTGCTCACGGTGAGGAGACGGAGGAGGCCAAGCGGGACCTGAGACCCATCTGCCCCACTGTGCCCTTCCCGGCCATTGCGGCCAGGCAGGTCACGGGTGATGGCGAGTGTTGAAGGCAGCACACCCCCCACACCGCCCCGAGGCCCGTGAGCGGCGTGGGGGATGAATCCCCCGGTCGGTACCAGCCCCCTCCTGGTCCCCACCGCCGCGGCAGTCCTGCCTGGCTCCTCGCCGTGTCCCACACGTTTCCCAGAATCAGCCTCGCTGCTCACGGCAGCCCCAGCGTGAGGGTGCAGCTGGGTCGGGTTCCCCCCGGGCTCCCCACGTGCCGTGTCTCCACTTTGGCAGGGCAGCCACTGCCCCGGGCAGGAGCCACGGTGCTGTGGGAGGCTGGCGGTGTCCCATGGGCTTCCCCTCCGTCCTCCCCCTCGCACCCCGAGGAGCAGACCTGCCCGATCCCAGAGCTCATCTGCTGGGAAACTGGCTCCAGCAGCTCCGTGGCTGGGTGTTTGGCTGGGTGCTGTTCtcaccctgcagcccagcatGTTGGCTGGATGCCCGAGCTCCGGGAGAGACCCCTGTCCTAGGCGGGCTCCTCGCCCGTGGCTTTCGGCACGTTTCCACCTGGCCCTGCATCCCCACGAGTTACCACCATGAGCACCAGGTCTGGTGCACCAGGGCAGGGCACCGATGCGGCGTCGCAGAGCAGCACGGGCTCTGCCAGCTGTTGGCGAGACCGTGCtgctaaagaaaacagaaatacaataaaGAGGTTCCCGTTGCTCGGCTCTTGTCCCATGCTGAAGACCAGCCCTGCGGCTCTTACACCACGAGCTCCTGCACCGGAGCAAGGGCTGGGAGCACGGTCCGCAGCAGCCCACAGAGCCGCCAGCCCTCCGGCACACATCACACAACAACCTACGCTCTGTTTTTCAGCTTGTAGCCATATGCAGCTGGTACCCTGCGGCTGATTTGCCACCAGTGGCTTTACTGTGTCAGCTCTCTCTGGGGTTTGCCACTGCCCCATGTCCCCGGGCTGCGGTGCTGGCCCAGGTCCTTGCCCTCGCAGGCACGGCCGCCTCCAAGCCGCTCTGCCTGTGCCGTCCAGGCCGCCTGCACCCTGCTGCAACCGCTgcgcctggctgcagccccaaCGGGTggctccagctctgctccctgcatcCAAAGCCACTGGCGCCGGTGGGGCCGAGCCGCCGCAGGGCTGTTCACTGGCTGCAACAGTGCTCTGGCTGCGCAAGCACCCCAGTTTTTTCTCTAAAGAACCCGGATTTGGCTGTGGCGGTGTGGGGCGATGCTCAGGGACAGCTGAGCTCAGGGacggctcacctggggcaggaGGTCGGTGCTGGGGAAACACCAGAGGCTTTTGAGGCTGGCGTGGccagggaacagcagcagcttagaatcatagaatcatttaggttggaaaaggcaGTTAAGGCCATCGAGCCCAGCTGTAGCTTGGTGCTAGCGATGCTTGTGCAGTGCTGGAGGCTCAGAGGCTGCGGGAGCCTCAGGAAAGCCGGACCCATTCCTGAGGGAAGCATCTGTCGAGCTGCTAAAACCCCAGAAGGGCCCAGCTGGGAGCGTGCCTGGGGAAGAGCCGTGCCTGCGTTCCCAGGCTGCCAGCCCGGTTGGGAGGACGGGGACCTCAAGTCAGGGCTGCACTGGTGGGACAGGGTGGGCAGGGTCTGTCTGGACACCCACCGTGCCGTGAGGCCACCCCTGGGCTGTGGCCTCCTCCATCCCCCACATGCTCTGGGTGCTGCGTGGCACCTTGGGGTCCCTcactggggctgcccccccgTCCCGGTGAACCCCTCCAGCAGGTCCCTGCTCCCGCGGGGCCGTGGCTCCAGCGCTGGCTCGTGGCCGAGCGTCCCCGCGTGGCTGGACGGGGACCTTGGGGCTGCCCGGTGGGCATTGCCCCTCCTGCAGCGGCTGcccccggggctggcagggcgCTCCCCAGCCGGTGTGGGCAAGCAGCCCTGGGATGGCACAAGGGACGTGTGTGCGGCTcagcctcctgcctgctctgcccctcCCAAGGTAAGAGCCCAGTGAGCCACTTTCCTGCTGGCTGTCCCTTCTCCGCTCCTGGAGGCTTGGCGAGCGGGACGGGACCGTGCCATACCTGGGCGAAGGTTCTCGGCTGACCTCCGGCCCCAGCCGGACTCTGTCCCCCAGCTACACCCTGGTGCCCCAGCCGGACCCCACGCCCCGGCCGGACCCCGTGCCTCAGCCATGGAGCTGCCGAGTGCCTGCATGTCGGAGTGGGAGTCGGTCCCGGAGTAACAACGGAGTCTCAATATGAGTATGATCGTTCTCCTTTATTACAGGGCTTTACGgggtttatatagaaaaaagTGATAACACGCGCTAACTACAGCGTTATTATTGGCTAAGCTTCTATGTCCACGCGCCTTGAGCATTATTCTAATTGGTACAATGCCCCGTTTCACGCGacactatcttattctctattggctgtgcaagcttcttcacgaggtgtccagcagttacttatctcattcttccgtgtccaggtgttgtttgtcaggctcttcttatcttcttttttttttcccagcgtacaagggcacagcgtccttgtctgctAAAGTATTTcgtaaacttatgcttcgttcccacataaCGGCTAGATTGCTAACATGCCTTTGctcagccaagaaatcctcaacgCCTGCAGCCACCCGTGCTGGTTCCTGCTCACgctgctcctggggctgctcctctgGGCCAGGAGGAGACGCTCCTGGGACCCCCGCAAGTGTCCCACCGACCTGACTGGCAAGACGGTGATTGTCACTGGAGCCAACAGCGGTGAGCGGGGACTGGTGGCAGGGGAtcgcagggctgcaggggtcagcgtggggctggggggggtgcaggacatgggtgcagggctgtgggtcCTGCCTGGCCATGGGACCCAGCCACCCTCCTTTTGCAGCTGGAGCCGGGGGTGgtggcagctccctgctcccccgGGATGGACAAGGGGCTGGGGGCGCGTGCGTGGGTGACAGCACGATGGGACAGTGCTGTGGGGCGGCTCACTGGGGACACGGGTGCCCCTTCTCCAGCCACTGGACCACACACAGCCTCTGCTTTGGTGGTGCAAACGACTGCAGGAGTGTCTGGGAGCTGGGCCCTGGGCATGCATGGTGCGCTGCTGGTGCCCCATGCCCACAGCCTGCTCGCTCACTCCGGGTGCCATCGGACATCCTCTGCACCGTGCTGACTGATGGCCGTTATGCCGCACGCTCGGGAGCTGGTCGCCGGCGAGCCGCTCCAGCTGGCTGGCGTCCTCTGCCCAGGGGCAGCTCGGCCTCGCTGGGCTCTGGGCACCCCCGtgcccacagccccagcccagcctcaaTGGCTGGACTCTGCCCCGGCTGGGTTAATGACTGACAGCTAAGGCTACCGCGCTGCTGGCTGCGTCCCAGCCGACCACCGCACTGCCGGCCACCATGGGCACCACACCGCACCGGAGCCAGAGCTGCGTGCCAGGGACGGGGTCGCTGCTCCCACCCGTGTCCCACTGCAAAGCACGGGGCGggggctggcacagctgggggtggtgggacccgcagggctgggggtgcagtGGAGCCCACGTGTCGGGGTTGGGGTGTCCCCCCGCATGCAGGGCACTGGGGTGTCCCCCTGTGTGCCCAGGGACAGGGTGCCCCGTGTGTGCTGGGGTCCGTCCCCCCCCGGTGCCTCTCATTTCCCACTGCGCCGGAGCACCGTTGCGGAGCCGTGCCAGTGCAGTGCTGCTGGGTGGGTTCGGTGGCCGTGGCGGCCATCCTGCTCGCACGGTCCAGGGTGAGCCACCGACCGAGCTGCGGCGAGCTGCCACCTCCAGCTCCTTCCTACACCCCGCAGCGGCTGTCCTGCCTTGTCCCCCTCCCCGCACAGCCACgctgtgctgcagagccaggagctcagccctgctgccccccgCTACCGCCCCCCGCTCTGGTGCTGGGGCGCCCGGGGTTTGGCGCTGGGCTCCTGGCAGTGGCTGAGCTGCCTGGGATGAAGTCCCCCTCCatcgccctgccctgcccccggggctgcccagACCCCGGGAATGGGGGCACagacccccagggaccccttGCCTTGGGGACCCAGCAGGGATCAGCCAGCGCCCGCTCCGTGTGCTGCAGGGATCGGCAAGTGCGTGGCCCTGGACCTGGCCCGCAGGAATGCCCGCACCATCCTGGCGTGCCGgagccgggagcggggccaggcAGCGGTGGAGGAGATCCGGGCGGCCACCGGCAACCCTGCGGTGCTGCTGCGGCTGCTGGACACCGGATCGCTGGCCTCCGTGCGCGCCTTCGCCCAGGCTGTGCTGCGGGAGGAGAAGCGGCTGGACGTGCTGGTGAACAACGCTGGCCTCACCGGTACGCGCTGGAGTCAGGGTCAGGCGTCCGCTGCCCACATCTCGGCCCCAGCTGGGGTCCAGCTCCCCGTCCCGCTGTGGCAGGTGATGCCAACCTGGCTCCCGACCCACGGTGCCCCGTGCCCCTCTCTTCCAGGGCTGCCCTTCACCATTACGCcggaggggctggagcagacCTTTGCCACCAACTACCTGGGACCGTTCCTGCTCACCAACCTGCTGCTGGGTGagctgctgggggctgctggggccggggggctcTGGGGACCGCTCCACGCTCACCCTTTGCTCTGCACAGACCTCCTGAAGGCGTCAGCGCCCGCCCGTGTCGTCAACGTCTCGTCCTTCCGGCACAGCGTGGGCACCGCCGACGGCCGCTACCTCaccgggcaggagcagcctggcagcatCGGTGCCACCTATGACAGCACCAAGCTGATGAACGTCCTCTTCACCGCCGAGCTGGCGCGGCGCCTGCAGGGCACAGGTTGGTGCTGGGCTGAGCCGTGCCGGGCTGAGCCATACTGTCCcttgccatgccatgccatgcttAGCTGTTCTGTGCCATGCATGGCCATACCATGCCTTGCCATACCATGCCATGCCATATGGAGCTGTGCCTTGATGTACAATGCCCAGCCGTACCCTGCTGAGCTGTGCCATGGGGCTCCCAGGGAGGGCTGCACCCCAGGGCCATCTGCCCATCCCAAccaccctgtgctgctgtgccatgACACGGGGG is a genomic window containing:
- the LOC142035143 gene encoding retinol dehydrogenase 12-like, with protein sequence MPLLSQEILNACSHPCWFLLTLLLGLLLWARRRRSWDPRKCPTDLTGKTVIVTGANSGIGKCVALDLARRNARTILACRSRERGQAAVEEIRAATGNPAVLLRLLDTGSLASVRAFAQAVLREEKRLDVLVNNAGLTGLPFTITPEGLEQTFATNYLGPFLLTNLLLDLLKASAPARVVNVSSFRHSVGTADGRYLTGQEQPGSIGATYDSTKLMNVLFTAELARRLQGTGVIANSLSPGVVSTSITRHFSWAVRVLFALIRPFMKSAEQGAISTIYCAVSEEVSGVTGKYFDSNCRLVLPSTAARDAGLARKLWEESERLTGLTDGPQH